In Vicugna pacos chromosome 1, VicPac4, whole genome shotgun sequence, a single window of DNA contains:
- the TIGIT gene encoding T-cell immunoreceptor with Ig and ITIM domains: MVFLVAGPVQFVYLLRALTVFDAVFAELGFSETLSPHRLSFTLPSAVGQFRWQKRPQLLPVGLLGRSMQWCLLLIWAQGLRQAPLPASGSVTGRIVTGNISAEEGGSVTLQCHLSSTTAKVTQVNWEQQDQALAIYHTNLGWHIDPAFTERVVPGPHLDLTLRSLTMNDTGEYSCIYHTYPDGIYKGTLFLEVLQSSVAEHSAGFLVPLLGATATALVVICTAVIVVVTVARKKKCLRMHSAEGSLGTSGQEEWRPRAPSSPGSCVRVEAVPSGLGREQTEEDYAEPHDYFNVLSYRSLGSLSFPAETS; the protein is encoded by the exons aTGGTCTTTCTTGTGGCTGGCCCTGTGCAGTTTGTGTACTTGTTGAGAGCTTTGACTGTCTTTGACGCTGTTTTTGCTGAACTGGGTTTTTCCGAGACCCTCTCTCCTCATAGGCTCAGTTTCACCCTGCCATCTGCAGTCGGCCAGTTTCGGTGGCAGAAGAGGCCACAACTGCTTCCTGTCGGCCTCCTGGGCAGAAGCATGCAGTGGTGTCTCCTCCTGATCTGGGCCCAGGGGCTGAGGCAGGCTCCCCTCCCCGCCTCAG GCTCCGTGACAGGCAGAATAGTAACGGGGAACATTTCTGCAGAGGAAGGTGGCTCTGTCACCTTACAGTGTCACCTCTCCTCCACCACTGCCAAAGTGACTCAAGTTAACTGGGAGCAGCAGGACCAAGCCCTGGCCATTTATCACACTAACCTGGGGTGGCACATCGACCCAGCCTTCACAGAGCGAGTGGTCCCAGGCCCCCACCTGGACCTCACCCTCCGGTCGCTGACCATGAATGACACAGGAGAGTACTCCTGCATCTATCACACCTACCCTGACGGGATTTACAAAGGGACACTCTTTCTGGAAGTCCTACAAAGCTCAG TGGCTGAGCACAGCGCTGGGTTCCTGGTCCCTTTGCTTGGAGCCACGGCCACAGCGCTGGTGGTCATCTGCACAGCAGTCATTGTGGTGGTCACAGTGGCCCGAAAG AAG AAATGTCTCAGAATGCATTCTGCAGAAGGCAGCCTCGGGACGTCTGGGCAGGAGGAGTGGCGGCCCAGGGCTCCGTCATCCCCCGGCAGCTGTGTCCGGGTGGAGGCCGTGCCCTCCGGCCTCGGCAGGGAGCAGACGGAAGAGGACTACGCGGAGCCGCACGACTACTTCAACGTCCTGAGTTACAGAAGCCTCgggagcctcagcttccccgCCGAGACCAGTTAG